From a single Shewanella donghaensis genomic region:
- a CDS encoding tetratricopeptide repeat-containing diguanylate cyclase, producing the protein MERFSTRRFTAWLCSFLFVVSVNGFANEALIQLEKSAEALSPAEGIELLDQFDLDNSEFDAESQAKFYFLYGQLYEKTRQLDLSIASYGKGIAFVKDLPVTDVLVDSYLERSFAHYLQTNDPSVYCIDRKQALIYARQNDNSQLLTKALTQNAFCYTEPATVQIGIDLLEEAMTIVDKSDKINTHRKAMIYNATGNLYRQVGLHQRGYENFEKAYLAWQIIDDKEDMFNMQHNMLSEALKLGDWSKAQQSIQVQFALAKMTKGYKDLLFFANLNAGRVALRMNEFSEAITHLEKAVSLHYTTKERYFKTSNYLFLALAYLRNGDADKATEMARKFTQDESFSKNQQSMILKGKAIVALGDNRPVDAMNMLLKVIDSEREVNQNIINKKVINSALEHNAKLAVFENQLLANKLAINELNWEAAEDKEHINELKLSLFLVLVLVLFAMVMVLLYSQRSLRARAQTDFLTGLYNRGYTFTRGQYLVEKANRKQQSVAVIIFDIDNFKLINDTHGHHIGDLALQALSKRAQALLKKQDLIGRIGGEEFLIVLPNVNLKQALVISERLRAGIAEQSFSFDDINLEFTISLGVADNLSEGKSLNDLAKYADEALYRAKFAGKNKVYIAAECA; encoded by the coding sequence ATGGAGAGGTTCAGTACGAGAAGATTTACAGCATGGCTGTGTAGTTTTCTTTTCGTGGTCAGCGTTAATGGATTTGCAAATGAAGCCTTAATTCAGTTAGAAAAATCAGCTGAGGCACTTTCTCCTGCAGAAGGTATCGAGTTATTAGATCAATTTGATCTCGATAACAGTGAATTTGATGCTGAATCCCAAGCAAAATTTTATTTTCTTTATGGTCAACTTTATGAAAAAACTCGCCAACTAGATTTGTCGATTGCCAGTTACGGTAAAGGCATTGCGTTCGTTAAAGACCTCCCCGTCACTGATGTTTTAGTCGATAGTTACTTAGAACGATCTTTTGCGCATTACCTGCAAACTAATGATCCCAGCGTTTATTGTATCGACAGAAAACAGGCCTTAATTTATGCCCGCCAAAATGATAACTCCCAATTACTGACCAAGGCCTTAACCCAAAACGCTTTTTGTTATACAGAGCCTGCAACGGTGCAAATCGGTATTGATTTACTGGAAGAGGCCATGACGATTGTTGATAAAAGTGACAAGATCAATACACATCGTAAGGCAATGATTTATAACGCGACAGGAAACCTATACCGACAAGTTGGCTTGCATCAGCGTGGTTATGAAAACTTTGAAAAAGCCTACCTAGCCTGGCAAATTATTGATGACAAAGAAGACATGTTTAATATGCAGCACAACATGTTAAGTGAGGCATTAAAGTTAGGTGATTGGAGCAAAGCACAACAAAGTATTCAAGTGCAATTTGCCTTAGCTAAAATGACCAAAGGTTATAAGGATTTACTCTTTTTTGCTAATTTAAACGCAGGTCGTGTGGCGCTTAGAATGAATGAATTTTCTGAGGCGATAACGCATTTAGAAAAGGCTGTCTCTTTACATTACACCACCAAAGAACGTTATTTTAAAACCAGTAATTACCTCTTTTTGGCATTAGCCTATTTAAGAAATGGTGATGCAGATAAAGCCACTGAGATGGCACGAAAGTTTACTCAAGACGAGAGTTTCAGTAAGAATCAACAAAGTATGATCCTTAAAGGAAAAGCGATTGTTGCTTTAGGTGATAACCGACCAGTTGATGCGATGAACATGCTACTGAAAGTCATCGACTCCGAACGGGAAGTTAACCAAAATATTATTAATAAGAAAGTCATCAATTCAGCCCTTGAGCATAATGCGAAACTAGCAGTGTTTGAAAATCAGTTACTGGCCAATAAGCTGGCTATTAATGAATTAAATTGGGAGGCGGCAGAGGATAAAGAGCACATTAATGAGCTTAAATTAAGCTTGTTTTTAGTCTTAGTATTGGTGCTTTTTGCCATGGTGATGGTCTTACTATACTCCCAGCGTTCATTGAGAGCCCGTGCACAAACAGACTTTTTAACCGGTCTTTATAATCGTGGCTATACCTTCACCCGAGGGCAGTATTTAGTTGAAAAAGCGAATAGAAAACAACAGTCAGTTGCGGTGATTATTTTTGATATTGATAATTTTAAACTGATAAATGATACCCATGGTCATCATATTGGTGATCTTGCATTGCAGGCGTTGTCCAAGCGTGCTCAAGCATTGTTAAAAAAACAAGATTTGATTGGTCGTATTGGTGGGGAAGAGTTCCTTATCGTGCTGCCAAACGTTAATTTAAAGCAAGCACTGGTTATTTCTGAGCGTTTAAGAGCCGGTATAGCTGAACAATCTTTCAGTTTTGATGATATCAATCTCGAATTCACCATTAGCTTAGGTGTCGCTGATAATCTTAGCGAGGGCAAAAGCCTAAACGATTTAGCAAAGTATGCTGATGAAGCACTTTACCGAGCAAAGTTTGCCGGCAAGAATAAAGTGTACATTGCTGCAGAGTGCGCATAA
- a CDS encoding ASPIC/UnbV domain-containing protein — translation MLSKIDIDLIENVKTKLCCARKVIQNAIVELNACGQQYIRMVGASFAVCSHSMDTQVHIGLGLCETIESAKVTWSNLNVSIFKITQLNTQIDTESK, via the coding sequence ATGTTGTCAAAGATTGATATCGATTTAATAGAGAATGTTAAGACGAAGCTATGTTGTGCTAGAAAGGTGATACAAAATGCCATTGTTGAGCTCAATGCTTGTGGTCAGCAATATATCAGGATGGTGGGTGCGAGTTTTGCGGTATGTTCACACAGCATGGATACGCAAGTGCATATCGGGCTGGGTTTATGTGAAACCATTGAGTCTGCAAAAGTGACATGGTCAAACTTAAATGTATCGATATTTAAAATTACACAATTGAATACGCAAATTGATACCGAGAGTAAGTGA
- a CDS encoding BamA/TamA family outer membrane protein, whose product MKRILLLSLLALSHSTFAVEPLFETPEDMEPTWVDDIFSVFGADGEFDDSKDIDMSYLPTAYYTPEKKFGVGLLMVGLYKTDGAASEEQPSSLVLNSFVSMNKSYGVEIENMTFFNQGKQRLLLEVDLHNEAAVYYGQGIEDGNLDINEHEFEEQVYRFKPRWMTEVTDNYFIGVGADFLYASADNLERVDTEMPVDAKGTLPSNFSSGVVVTSVYDSRDYRLNATKGWLFQIDAGLYQNDEYSSFSTYDIEIANYIDLSSMSAPGLIAWQVQGHFTDGDVPWNLLPDLGGSSGMRGYIKGRYRDEQMMMGQVEYRLPIFQRYGMVFWGAVGSVAPKVSDLTEELLTSYGTGFRFKLKDNINLRFDIGVGENETNFYLNVNEVF is encoded by the coding sequence ATGAAACGGATTTTACTTCTAAGCCTGCTTGCTTTATCTCACTCGACCTTCGCTGTTGAGCCTTTATTTGAAACACCTGAAGATATGGAGCCGACATGGGTTGATGATATTTTTTCAGTCTTTGGCGCCGATGGTGAATTTGATGACAGTAAAGATATTGATATGAGTTATTTACCAACGGCTTATTACACTCCAGAGAAAAAGTTTGGTGTGGGTTTGTTGATGGTGGGGCTATATAAAACCGATGGTGCAGCGAGTGAAGAACAACCTTCATCTCTAGTGCTTAACTCATTCGTGTCGATGAATAAGTCTTACGGTGTTGAAATCGAGAACATGACTTTTTTCAACCAAGGTAAGCAACGTTTATTACTTGAAGTCGACCTGCACAACGAAGCCGCCGTTTACTACGGTCAAGGTATTGAAGATGGCAACCTAGATATAAATGAGCATGAGTTTGAAGAGCAAGTTTACCGCTTCAAACCGCGTTGGATGACAGAAGTAACAGATAATTACTTTATTGGTGTCGGTGCTGATTTTTTATATGCCAGCGCAGATAACCTTGAACGGGTCGATACTGAAATGCCAGTCGATGCCAAAGGGACGTTACCGAGCAACTTCAGTTCAGGCGTGGTGGTAACCAGTGTGTATGATTCGCGCGATTACCGATTAAATGCGACCAAAGGTTGGTTATTTCAGATTGATGCCGGCTTATACCAAAATGATGAGTACTCTTCATTTTCAACTTACGATATTGAGATAGCCAATTATATTGATTTAAGCTCTATGTCTGCGCCAGGGTTAATCGCTTGGCAAGTGCAAGGTCATTTTACTGATGGCGATGTGCCTTGGAACTTATTACCTGATCTCGGCGGTTCTAGTGGGATGCGCGGCTATATTAAAGGGCGTTACCGTGATGAACAAATGATGATGGGACAAGTTGAATATCGCTTACCTATATTCCAACGTTATGGCATGGTTTTTTGGGGAGCGGTGGGTAGTGTGGCTCCTAAAGTCAGCGATTTAACTGAAGAGCTGTTAACGTCTTATGGCACAGGTTTTCGTTTTAAACTTAAAGACAATATTAATTTACGCTTTGATATAGGTGTTGGTGAAAATGAAACTAACTTCTACCTTAATGTGAATGAAGTTTTTTAA
- a CDS encoding VF530 family protein gives MTEKQQNNPLHGLSLDIMMTELVDFYDWKVLYAAMRLECFNLNPSMEASIKFLKKTEWARERVESFYLYRFKQMPKGTAEQFELKPRARGFADGIVPRKPQELTVELLDEQRAKATENYEEMKSKKERPRFGSDKPRQQDAYAQNRDSGSKSGTKRAAPSQDPSNPWGK, from the coding sequence ATGACTGAAAAGCAACAGAATAATCCACTTCACGGCCTGAGTTTAGACATCATGATGACTGAGCTTGTTGATTTTTATGATTGGAAAGTGCTTTATGCTGCAATGAGGTTGGAGTGTTTTAACCTTAATCCAAGTATGGAAGCGAGTATCAAGTTTCTTAAAAAAACTGAGTGGGCTAGAGAGCGAGTTGAGTCTTTCTATCTTTATCGTTTCAAGCAAATGCCAAAAGGTACTGCTGAACAGTTTGAACTAAAACCAAGAGCTCGCGGTTTTGCTGATGGTATCGTGCCACGTAAACCGCAAGAGTTAACGGTTGAATTGTTGGATGAACAGCGCGCTAAAGCGACTGAAAATTACGAAGAAATGAAATCGAAAAAAGAGCGTCCACGTTTTGGCAGCGACAAGCCAAGACAACAAGATGCCTATGCTCAAAATCGTGATTCAGGTTCTAAGTCTGGCACCAAAAGAGCCGCGCCTTCGCAAGACCCTAGTAACCCTTGGGGCAAATAA
- a CDS encoding class I SAM-dependent methyltransferase, translating to MFFNQQYPSLVDISERWGFEWDKEAQFELRFEHNTLSLHKRDEPKLDGISVDFISGAVAHRRKFGGGRGQSIAKAVGLKQGVTPTVVDGTAGLGRDAFVLASLGCNVIMVERHPVVAALLEDGLRRAYEDAEIGEWMQERMSLFHGSSINALADAAKTSGTEIDVVYLDPMYPHREKSALVKKEMRVFQTLVGADLDADGLLKPAQALATKRVVVKRPDYAEDLDGVKPSMVIATKKNRFDVYVKAAMK from the coding sequence ATGTTTTTTAATCAGCAATATCCGTCACTGGTTGATATTAGTGAGCGTTGGGGTTTTGAGTGGGATAAAGAGGCGCAATTTGAATTGCGCTTTGAACATAATACTCTGAGCTTACATAAGCGAGATGAACCAAAACTTGACGGAATTAGTGTCGATTTTATTTCAGGTGCTGTTGCTCACCGCCGTAAATTTGGTGGTGGTCGAGGTCAATCAATTGCAAAAGCGGTGGGACTTAAACAAGGTGTTACTCCTACGGTCGTCGATGGTACAGCAGGTTTAGGCCGTGATGCCTTTGTGTTAGCTAGCCTTGGTTGTAATGTCATTATGGTAGAGCGTCATCCCGTCGTGGCAGCGTTACTTGAAGATGGGCTTCGCCGTGCTTATGAAGACGCAGAAATTGGTGAGTGGATGCAAGAGCGCATGAGTTTGTTCCATGGCTCGAGCATTAATGCCTTAGCCGATGCCGCGAAAACGTCAGGCACCGAGATTGATGTGGTGTATTTAGATCCAATGTACCCACATCGTGAAAAGTCTGCGCTAGTAAAAAAAGAGATGCGGGTCTTCCAAACATTAGTGGGCGCCGATCTTGATGCCGATGGACTGCTAAAACCTGCGCAAGCGTTGGCTACAAAACGTGTGGTAGTGAAACGTCCTGATTATGCTGAAGATTTGGATGGAGTAAAACCTAGTATGGTTATTGCGACCAAGAAAAATCGCTTTGATGTGTATGTGAAAGCGGCAATGAAGTAG
- a CDS encoding 23S rRNA (adenine(2030)-N(6))-methyltransferase RlmJ, whose translation MLSYRHGYHAGNYADVLKHTMLLQVLKLMHKKDKPMAYIDSHAGAGGYSLTDEFSKKTGEYLDGVAKLWGKDDLPESLQLYIEDVKHFNQGEEELSFYPGSPAFVDMNMREKDRMVLHELHGTDFASLDEQFADDRHVRVVKGDGLKGLIGAVPPLERRAVALIDPSYEMKTDYQDVAHAIIKAHKRFSTGVYMLWYPVVDRAQTEAMLKILADSGIKNQLRIEQSITPDNNVFGMTAAGLWVINPPWKLDTTAKETLDYLERCLGQSGGKTVVKLEVPE comes from the coding sequence ATGTTAAGTTACCGCCACGGTTATCATGCCGGCAATTATGCCGATGTACTTAAGCACACTATGTTGCTGCAAGTGCTTAAACTCATGCACAAAAAAGATAAGCCTATGGCCTATATTGATAGTCATGCGGGTGCTGGCGGTTATTCGCTAACTGATGAGTTTTCAAAGAAAACCGGCGAATACTTAGATGGCGTAGCCAAGCTTTGGGGTAAAGATGATTTACCAGAATCATTGCAGCTGTATATTGAAGACGTAAAACACTTCAACCAAGGTGAGGAAGAATTGTCTTTTTACCCTGGTTCTCCTGCTTTTGTTGATATGAACATGCGTGAAAAAGATCGCATGGTATTACATGAATTACACGGTACTGACTTTGCTTCACTTGATGAGCAGTTTGCTGATGACAGACATGTTCGTGTCGTTAAAGGTGATGGCTTGAAAGGCTTAATTGGTGCAGTACCACCACTTGAACGCCGCGCTGTAGCTTTGATTGATCCAAGTTACGAAATGAAGACCGATTACCAAGATGTTGCCCATGCCATCATCAAGGCGCATAAACGTTTTTCTACTGGTGTTTATATGCTTTGGTATCCAGTGGTTGATAGAGCCCAAACCGAAGCGATGTTGAAAATATTGGCTGATAGCGGTATTAAAAATCAACTGAGAATTGAGCAGTCAATCACGCCTGATAATAATGTCTTTGGTATGACTGCAGCAGGTTTATGGGTGATTAACCCGCCATGGAAGTTAGATACTACTGCGAAAGAGACATTAGATTACCTAGAGCGCTGTCTTGGTCAAAGCGGCGGAAAAACAGTGGTTAAGTTAGAAGTACCTGAATAA
- a CDS encoding M28 family peptidase has translation MAPSEEDMRLYDIATAPKADRLRSDVEKLVSFGTRHTLSETQSDTQGIGAARRWIKTEFERISADCGGCLEVVMVGEKVSGKRIPDPTEVVNVFAIQRGTTDPNRVVMMSGDIDSRVTDPMDFTSVSPGANDNASGVAGALEAARVLSKYQFNGTIVYVALSGEEQGLYGGDVLINYAKKHNWQVQAVLNNDMIGNIAGINGVINNSTVRVFSEGVRIAETKEEAKERYFSGGENDSASRNLARKIKTLVDQYMTNLDVMLVYRLDRFGRGGHHLPFNKAGMPAVRVMEANEHYDRQHQDIRTENGIEYGDVIEGVDFDFNAKLTALNAISLASMAWAPEPPKGLKIEGIMQPDTKLQWQPQPNKNILGYRVYWRSTTESEWSHSRYVGNVNEFIMKNMVIDNYVYGVASVGDNGNTSPVVFPGAAGAFFK, from the coding sequence ATGGCGCCGTCAGAAGAAGATATGCGTTTATATGATATTGCCACAGCCCCAAAGGCCGACAGGTTACGTAGCGATGTGGAGAAATTAGTGAGCTTTGGCACTCGTCATACTTTATCTGAAACACAATCTGATACCCAAGGTATTGGCGCAGCAAGGCGATGGATTAAAACTGAATTCGAACGCATATCAGCTGATTGCGGCGGCTGTTTAGAAGTGGTTATGGTGGGGGAGAAGGTCAGTGGCAAGCGCATCCCAGATCCTACTGAAGTGGTTAACGTATTTGCGATTCAACGAGGCACAACAGATCCTAATCGTGTGGTGATGATGAGTGGTGATATTGATTCTCGAGTAACCGATCCAATGGATTTTACTTCAGTGTCACCAGGGGCAAATGATAATGCATCAGGGGTAGCCGGCGCACTGGAAGCCGCGCGAGTGCTGTCGAAATATCAGTTCAATGGCACCATTGTTTACGTAGCCCTATCAGGTGAAGAGCAAGGTCTATATGGCGGTGATGTGCTAATTAATTACGCTAAAAAGCATAACTGGCAAGTCCAAGCGGTGTTGAATAATGACATGATTGGTAATATTGCTGGGATTAATGGTGTTATCAACAATTCTACTGTTCGAGTCTTTTCTGAAGGTGTAAGAATTGCAGAAACTAAAGAAGAGGCCAAAGAGCGCTATTTTAGCGGCGGCGAAAATGATTCTGCTTCACGTAACCTTGCACGAAAAATTAAAACCTTAGTGGATCAATACATGACCAATCTTGATGTCATGTTGGTTTATCGTTTAGATCGTTTTGGCCGTGGCGGACATCATCTACCCTTTAATAAAGCAGGCATGCCAGCAGTCAGAGTGATGGAAGCTAATGAGCATTATGATCGTCAGCATCAAGATATTCGCACTGAAAATGGTATTGAATATGGTGATGTGATTGAGGGTGTTGATTTTGATTTTAATGCCAAACTCACAGCATTAAATGCCATTAGTTTGGCTTCAATGGCGTGGGCGCCTGAACCACCAAAAGGGTTGAAAATCGAAGGCATTATGCAGCCCGACACCAAGCTTCAATGGCAGCCGCAACCAAACAAGAACATATTAGGTTATCGGGTTTATTGGCGCTCAACGACTGAATCAGAATGGAGTCATAGTCGTTACGTGGGTAATGTGAATGAATTTATTATGAAAAACATGGTCATAGATAATTATGTCTATGGCGTTGCCAGTGTGGGCGACAACGGTAATACCAGTCCTGTGGTATTCCCAGGAGCGGCTGGTGCATTTTTTAAATAG
- a CDS encoding lytic transglycosylase domain-containing protein, which translates to MIRNPFCLSRSMARLAPVTSYKAVVTNTIIFLMLIIASKNMAWAQENKDKLIMQAPVKTQKSASPKAEVTVSKSYQKLTPSNEDFVISASSQNMTGQDNQQAIIKPTKHFNRINVESAKPIKVASVQPAVKKAPKSQQVLHAPIVVLPLVSESNDVESRLHLKPKKQQVLHPPIIALADTPAKPAMVLKPKVVVEQTAIKPANTSWVQKTVTKKKSSFTYKPVASTVTAKPTRTATFSSNVVSNSSFSNKSLSSSTLSSNTLTAGSKTKKPKRKIYQYETNGITTFSNVVPHSADFDVLLYDCFACQVDSQVDWSRIPIFAFKHKLMVNNAAEQFNLDPALIRAVIHAESAFNPKARSKVGAIGLMQLMPATAKELGVKDAYNVEQNILGGSQYLAYLLDRFDNDIELACAAYNAGPTTVTKYQGIPPYPETQAYVERVKILLKRYQAALAS; encoded by the coding sequence ATGATAAGAAATCCGTTTTGCCTTTCTCGTTCAATGGCCAGATTAGCCCCTGTAACAAGCTATAAAGCTGTTGTTACCAATACCATTATTTTTTTGATGCTGATAATCGCTTCAAAAAATATGGCTTGGGCGCAAGAAAATAAAGATAAGCTAATAATGCAAGCGCCGGTTAAAACACAAAAAAGTGCCTCGCCTAAAGCTGAAGTCACGGTGAGTAAGTCTTATCAAAAGCTTACTCCTTCAAATGAAGACTTCGTTATATCTGCTTCATCGCAAAATATGACCGGGCAAGATAACCAGCAAGCCATTATTAAGCCCACAAAACATTTTAATAGGATAAATGTCGAGTCAGCCAAACCGATAAAAGTTGCCAGCGTGCAGCCTGCCGTTAAAAAAGCGCCTAAATCGCAGCAAGTACTACACGCACCGATTGTAGTTTTGCCTTTGGTAAGTGAATCGAACGACGTTGAATCTAGATTGCACTTAAAACCTAAGAAGCAGCAAGTTTTACACCCGCCAATTATTGCCCTCGCTGATACCCCTGCCAAACCCGCCATGGTGCTAAAGCCAAAGGTGGTTGTGGAACAAACGGCGATTAAACCGGCTAATACCTCTTGGGTACAAAAAACGGTTACGAAAAAGAAGTCATCTTTTACCTATAAGCCTGTTGCTTCAACTGTTACTGCAAAACCGACCAGAACCGCGACTTTTTCTAGCAATGTTGTTTCTAACAGCTCTTTTTCTAATAAGAGTCTTTCTAGCAGTACTCTTTCCAGCAACACGTTAACTGCGGGCAGTAAAACCAAAAAGCCGAAACGAAAAATTTATCAATATGAGACAAACGGTATCACTACGTTTTCAAATGTGGTGCCTCATTCAGCAGATTTTGATGTATTGCTCTACGACTGTTTTGCTTGTCAGGTCGACTCACAAGTCGACTGGAGTCGTATTCCCATCTTTGCTTTTAAACATAAACTGATGGTGAATAATGCTGCCGAACAGTTTAATTTAGACCCTGCATTAATCCGCGCAGTCATTCATGCCGAATCGGCGTTTAACCCTAAAGCTCGTTCAAAGGTGGGTGCAATAGGCTTAATGCAATTAATGCCAGCGACCGCGAAAGAGTTAGGGGTGAAGGATGCCTATAACGTGGAGCAAAATATCTTAGGTGGCAGCCAATATTTAGCTTACCTATTAGATCGGTTCGACAATGATATTGAGCTGGCATGTGCAGCTTATAACGCAGGGCCAACAACGGTGACCAAATACCAAGGTATTCCGCCATACCCCGAAACTCAGGCTTATGTTGAACGAGTTAAAATTCTATTAAAACGTTATCAAGCGGCATTAGCGAGTTAG
- a CDS encoding AbgT family transporter, with amino-acid sequence MNLDSPPTSPNKGAPQDIASSGAFVRFLNIVERLGNLLPHPITLFAMFCLAVIAISGIAGYFELTVIDPRPIGSSGRSEDGLIHVVSLMNAEGLRMIVSNLVTNFTGFTPLGTVLVALLGVGIAERSGLLSAAMRLLVMGTSKRLVTLTIVFAGIVSNTASELGYVVLIPMAAMIFHSLGRHPLAGLAAAFAGVSGGYSANLLLGTVDPLLSGITEAAAQMIDPDYIVGPEVNWYFMFVSTFLITILGALVTEKIVEPKLGKYDVSEAADDLSEQTMEYVTQAEKHALKIAGFSVLVLSSLLALTIIPEGAPLRNPETGLVSGSPFLKGIVAFIFIGFAIPGLVYGKVVGTMKKDTDVINAMSHSMSTMGMYIVLVFFASQFVAFFKWTNLGAVLAVAGADTLSSIGLTGPVVFVLFIMLCGFINLMLGSASAQWAVTAPIFVPMLMLVGYAPETIQAAYRIGDSVTNLITPMMSYFGLILAVACRYKKDLGIGTLIATMLPYSIVFFIGWTLFFFLWVFVLGFPVGPGAATYYTP; translated from the coding sequence ATGAACCTTGATTCACCACCAACTTCGCCTAACAAGGGCGCGCCTCAAGACATCGCTTCAAGTGGTGCATTTGTTCGTTTTCTCAATATCGTTGAACGCTTGGGTAATTTATTGCCTCACCCGATAACCTTATTTGCCATGTTCTGTCTCGCGGTAATTGCGATCAGTGGCATTGCAGGTTATTTCGAATTGACAGTGATCGACCCAAGACCTATTGGCAGTTCCGGACGCTCTGAAGATGGCTTAATTCATGTGGTCAGCTTAATGAATGCTGAAGGCCTCAGGATGATTGTCTCTAACTTAGTGACCAACTTCACTGGCTTTACCCCGTTGGGGACAGTATTAGTGGCATTACTCGGTGTCGGTATTGCTGAACGCTCAGGCTTACTCTCTGCCGCAATGCGGTTATTGGTCATGGGCACATCTAAACGCCTCGTCACCTTAACGATTGTATTTGCAGGTATCGTCTCTAATACCGCCTCAGAGCTTGGCTACGTGGTATTAATACCTATGGCAGCCATGATATTCCATTCATTAGGTCGCCACCCTCTTGCGGGTTTAGCGGCTGCATTTGCTGGGGTCTCTGGTGGTTACAGTGCTAACTTACTATTAGGCACTGTCGATCCGTTACTATCAGGCATTACCGAAGCTGCGGCACAAATGATTGACCCAGATTATATCGTCGGGCCTGAAGTTAACTGGTACTTCATGTTTGTTTCTACCTTCTTAATTACCATATTAGGTGCATTAGTTACTGAGAAGATTGTTGAGCCAAAACTGGGGAAATATGATGTCTCTGAAGCGGCTGATGACTTATCTGAACAAACTATGGAATATGTCACTCAAGCAGAAAAACACGCTCTGAAAATCGCAGGTTTTTCGGTATTAGTGCTGTCCTCTTTATTAGCGCTGACAATTATCCCTGAAGGTGCACCACTGCGTAACCCAGAAACCGGTTTAGTTTCAGGTTCGCCATTTCTAAAAGGCATTGTGGCGTTTATTTTCATTGGCTTTGCCATTCCCGGATTGGTTTACGGTAAAGTTGTCGGCACCATGAAAAAAGACACTGATGTGATTAATGCCATGTCCCATAGTATGAGCACCATGGGCATGTATATCGTACTAGTGTTTTTTGCATCGCAGTTTGTGGCTTTCTTTAAGTGGACTAACCTAGGCGCTGTTTTAGCAGTAGCGGGGGCTGATACCCTTAGCAGCATTGGCTTAACGGGCCCAGTGGTGTTCGTACTCTTTATTATGCTGTGTGGCTTTATCAATCTCATGCTAGGCAGTGCCTCTGCGCAATGGGCGGTTACTGCACCTATATTTGTGCCGATGCTGATGCTGGTCGGTTACGCACCTGAAACGATTCAAGCGGCATATCGAATCGGTGACTCTGTGACTAACTTGATTACCCCGATGATGAGCTATTTCGGATTGATTCTAGCGGTGGCTTGTCGATATAAGAAAGACTTAGGCATTGGTACGCTTATCGCCACCATGTTGCCTTACTCAATAGTCTTCTTCATCGGTTGGACCTTATTCTTCTTCCTTTGGGTATTTGTATTAGGTTTCCCTGTCGGCCCTGGTGCTGCGACTTATTACACTCCTTAA